The genomic window ttcccaaataaatacattttctttaaatCATATACCTCAAGTCCATTTCTAAGTCACCTACTAGCCTAATATGCCACAACCTTATCTGACTCAAAATTACTAACAACTTATCATGcggtacaataataataacagacattttttttatacagaGTCCATCGTAGGGAAGCTGTTCTATGGAGTTTTAATTGGCTGACACGGCTACCTTAATTATCTTATCACATCCCATCACTGGCCTTCATGCTAGGGTTGCTAAGTTAATTTACCTCATGTTTCGTCTTTCAAGATTTTCCCCCCATAATATGACATGACAAAAAAGAGTGACTGTTCAAATTATGGTCTAGGGTTTGTGTCACTTctttaagattaaaaaaaaaaaaaagttatattattggattaatggttaaaaaaaaactccctttttCTTCACGAATACTTACATCAGCAACGTAtcacagtgatgaaaataataccttTTTGGAATGTTTTCTGCTCCTTGAACCAGAGTAGGTAAATATTTTTTGGCACAGAATACCACGGGTAACAGGTATAACTCTCACATAAACCTATGTCACTGATAATCTCTCAGAATAAATAAAccccaaaaaagagaagaagaattaatAAAGTTATTACAGGCGCGACTCGCAGCACGCCATTTAATACCCTTCAAGTCCAATGGCGCGATGGCCCCTACAAAGCCGCCTCCGCCAGGGTCGCTTCGGTGGACGACGTCGAAGCGGTGTGGGTCGACTCGGAGGCGTTCCTGGCTATCGACACGACGCTCGACTCCAGCTCCTCACTGGCCGAGGGGGCCTCCTCCGTCAGCGGCACGGTTTCTGTGGGCGCTGGAGTCTGGGGCGATATGCTCTCCTGTGTGGACGCGTCTGTGGTGGGTTCTGGGACGGGCGTTGTTGTGCTGCTGGAGGTCTCTGGCGCCTCGGACGTTTCTGAAATTTCGGGGTTCGCTGGGCTCTCCACGGGCTGCTGCTCTGCGGAGTCCGAAGCGAGGACGATCGGGCCGAGCTCTGTGTTGATCTCCGGCTCTTCCACCAGAAAGTATTCTGTGGTCGTCTCGAAAGCCTCCTCGAAGCCCTCGGTACTGGTCGAAACCTCTTCCCTTGCAGCTCTATCTGTTACGGTTTCAGTTTCAGGCAAGTCTACTTCGGTCACTTCTCTCACCTCCGTTTCCACGGTTGTGGTTTCGAACAATTCGATCTCTGCTGCCTTCTCCTCGACAAGGCTTTCGTTGGCTTTTACGTCCGGCTTTGTAGCATTCCAGTTATGATGGACCTCATGCGGTGCCTCCGTTGTGGATGTAGAGGCTTCTGTTGTGGTTGTAGAGGcttctgttgtggttgttgtggtttcTGTTGTGTCTCCTGCAGCTGCCACTGTGGTTGGCACCGCTTCCGTTGTAGTTGATGGCGCTACTGTTGTGTTTGCTGTTGTGGTGGGTGTAGTTACTGTTGTAGTTAATGAAGATgtgattactgttgttgttgtcggttCTTCTGATGGGGTGGTTGGCGGCTcagtaggaggtggtggtgttgtaaCGGTGTCATTGAAGCTGCAGGTGACATTAGCCATATCCTCACACTTCTGGGTGTTTATGTCGAACATTGTGGCGCCGGTGCAGAGGAACTTCAAATCCAGCACCTGCTGTTTGACAAACCCTGGTGAACAATAGTGGAACACCTGGCAGTTGGCCTCCGGGTCTGGGTAGAACTGCTCCAGCTGTTTGTCCTTGCAAGTGAAGCTCGTCTCGGGGAGGTTGTCTCTCGTGAAGGTGCCCAGCGTGGGAGGCGCTGGCGTCGGCTGGACGAGGGTCCCGTTGCCCAGCGCGTCCGCCTCGCCAGGCACGACCGTGGTGGACACATTGATGCTTCCCTCAGGAACGGTGAAGTCTGGCGGCTGGCTGGTCGTGGCCGTGGCGTTGGCGGCTGAGGCGTCTTCCGAGGCGGGCGCGGCGGCGTCTGGGGAGGACGAGGCGGGGGCCGGGCTGGCAGTCGTCCCTGAGGTCGAAGCGTTGGCAGCAGGAGAAGTAGTGGTGGTTGTAGTTGAGGTCTCAGGACTGCTGTCGAGTGCTTTTACCTCCGTGGAATTGATCGCTGGTTCTGCCACGGTTGGCTCTGTTGAGGAAGCAACTGGGGTACTTTCTGTTGTTGAATTCCCTACTGCCTGTGGTGCAGAAGATACCGCTGCAGTAGTAACTTCTGTTGTAGTGGTGGCTTCTGTTGTAGTAGTAACTGTAGTGTTTTCTGCATTTGAATTTACTGGTGTTTCTACTGCTGAGGATTCTGTAGAAGAGCTTGTTGTGGTGGTTCCTACAGTTGAACTTACTACTGCTTCTGTAGTGGTACttgttgtagtagttgtggttgtggttgtgttttgTGCCTCGGGAGCGGCTGTAGTAGTTACTTCCTTGCTAATACTTGCTTCCTGAGGAACTCCCGGAGTGGAGGAGCTGGTCTCGGTGACAGGAGTCACGGCTTCGGGTTTGGTTTCCGAGGGACTGCTGCTGTCGATGCTTAGGCTCTCCGTGACCGCCGAGTTGACGACAGACGCGACGGTGGGCGACAGGGACACGGTCGGGAGAGGACTGGTTTCTGCGATGAGCGAAGGCGCTGCAGTGCTCGCCGGGCTTCCCGAGGACTGGTTCGTTATCACCGTCGCTGTTTCTGTGGGGACGATTTTGGTTTCCGTcgtggtgacggtgacggtgaagGGCGTCACTGTGACCGTGGTGGTCGACGTGGTCGTCTTGGAGGTGCGCGTCGAAGCCTCGGTGATGGTGAGAGTGGACAGCGCCGTGAGCAGCGAAGGCGCGGCCGAGGCCACGGTGCTCGAGACGGGGTGGACCACGGACGCGGGGGCCGACGTGTGCCGCACCACGGTCGTCTTTGGGGCGACTCCGATGACGGCGTGGCCGGTCGCCTCCGGGGCCGGCCGGGGCTCCTCGCGGACGTCCGCCGGGCCGCCGAGGGCGTCCGGGGCCAGCCCAGCGATCTTGGTTTCGTTCGCGCGGAGGGCCTGTTCCGCGACGGTCACGTTGTTCACGTCTCGCTTGCTGCGGCCGATGTAGCCGTACCTGCGCCCCTCCTCCTGGCTGCCGTAGGAGGCCGCGCCGCCGTCGCCGAAGGCCTTCTTGGGGAAGAGGCCGTCCTTGCCTCGCGTGTTCAGGGTGTACACGTTGATGAAGGCCGTGTGGCGGGCGTTCTCCTGCGCCCACTGCTGCAGGGCCGCCAGGCTGTACAGAGCCCGGCGCACGCGCGCGTCCTCAACGCCGTGGGTCGGGACCAGGTTGGCCAGGGGCGTGAGGGCGGCCCGGCGGAACCTGTGCGACAGAAGCAGGGAAGTGGCGCGCCGCCTCCTGCTGCTGCCGGAGGGGCTCTGTCTCGCGCCGCCCAGGCCCAGGATCTCTCCGAGGGTCTCCTTGGCGCAGTTCACCTGCCGGGGCGGAAGGAGGTCTCAGTGCGTGCTCAAAGTTGTGGGAAAATAGTCACTTGGACTACATAATGCCACTTATACAAACTACAATGCAAAATTAACAACAGTAACACTACCttatcgataataataaccatcactcTACCAATATCAAgaccaaaaataataagaaaacactATTAAGACAACATTTTAAAGAAATACGAAAACACTATCAAAACAACACTTTTATGTAATAAGAGAACACTTTACACATTActttaaaataataagaaagcacTACTAAAATAACACTCTTAAACACTAAGAAAGCACTCTTAACACCACACTTTTAACCACTAAGAAAGCACTCTTAACACCACACTTTTAACCACTAAGAAAGCACTATTAAGTCAGCACttttaccgccccccccccccctccctcaccctcttcaagaccgcccaccctctcaccttcttctcaGGAACACAGCGCCGCCTCAGCTGCGAGAACAGGAAGCCCTTCTTGCACGGCAGCCTCCGCTCCGCCACGCCCCCGTCGCCTCGCTCTTCGCACACCGTGTAGTTGTGGCACTGGCTCGTCAGGTCGGCCAGGGGGGATCCCAGGGGGCGCGTGCGGCACAGGTCCACGGCGTcggctgggggaggaagggggaggggttaggggaggggtggaggggggaggagggagggggtggatggagggagagaagaatatatgatgattgaattaatgaatgaatggatatatatatatatatatatatatatatatatatatattagcatcttaaaccgtttacattttttttctgacagAAACATAATCAAAATTCATCTTCGATAAATCAGTAACATGGAATTAATTtgataagaaacaagaaatagaaaaaacaacataagcaaacagaggaggaaaaaaatatacaaatcagAAAcacaataaagagagaagaaaaactgatataaaacaaaaacaattatagagGTCATTATAAAGAGGTCTTTTGGTACGGTAGAAAAATCGTCTGTGTTTGATGTACgaaagaagggatagaagggagagaagaaaggggaagagggagaggatgaagggacggagaggataagaaaaggaaattagaaaGACGATAAATGAGTAATGCTGGATAAAGAAGAAttgaggaaagatagaaagaaaacggggGAGGATTCAGTTaaaaatcccgttttctgttttcaactttttgttgtgtcttgttttgtttcgttcttttttgcgttttgttgtttgttcttgtttcgttccgttttgttttgttcttcatttgtttgtttcgttttgttctttgtttatttgttttgtttttcatgttttgtttcgttttgttctttgtttatttcttttgttttgtttacgagTCAGTTACGTTCACTGGCAATGGCTttcgttctttgtctttgtctctctcttctgcttgttTATTGTCATCTTCCTTCGTCGcgctattctctctgtctttgccatTTCCGTCTTTCGTTCTCGTCTTAtttaatacatatttttcttcatcactttctgtattttcttttcatcGCCATTTTACTATTGTCGGCATTTTTTCCTGTCTATGCCATGGCTATCTTTCGTGATTGTCTTTCCCGCCGTTTATTCTCGtcgctctctcattctgtcattcgtatttctcttccattttttatttctcttgggTCCAtcatttattctattatcattattcatctatttttgtcatcatttattTCTGTCTTCCGTTCTCGTCTCATTTCCATATACGTctatttcccttttatctctctatcttatctcctcTCATCGCAAAAAATTTACCTTCATCTCGCTTGACTCTTCGGGAATCTTGGGAATCGGGAATGGGAATGCGCGGGAAATCGAACTGCTGCTCCGGCAACTGGGCTTCGAGCTGCACGAATACTGGAAGCAAAATGGAGGTCGTGCAGGGAGGAGGGACTTCGAGGTGAGGGAGAGCGAGTATAAAATGGTTTGGATAAAAGAGCCGTTGGGATGGGTGGGAATCAAAGAGAGTGCGAGTATATGATATTAGGAAAGGTTGTGATGGATAGGGatcagagggagagcgagtgtaaAATGGTTTGGATAAAGAGCGGTTGGGATGGGTGGGAattagagggagagcgagtgtaaAATGGTTTTGataaagagcgggagggagagcgagtaTAAAATGGTTTGGATAAAAGAGCGGTTGGGATGGGTGGGAATTAGAGGGAGAGTcagtataaaataaaagaagtggATATGGATAcgaatgagagggagagcgagtgtaaAATGGTTTTGATAAGGAGCGGTTAAGATGGGTGGGAATTAAAGAGAGTGCGAGTATATGATATTAGAAAAGGTTGTAGATaggaaatggataaatggataggaaTCAGAGGGAGAGCGAGTATAAAATGGTTTCGATAAAAAAGAGGTTAAGATGGGTCGTGCAGGGAGGAGGGATTTCGAAATGAGGGAGAGCGAGTGTAAAATGGTTTGGATAAAAGAGCGGTTGGGATGGGTGGGAatcagagggagagcgagtgtaaAATGGTTTGGATAAAAGAGCGGTTGGGATGGGTGGGAatcagagggagagcgagtgtaaAATGGTTTGGataaagagcgggagggagagcgagtaTAAAATGGCTTGGATAAAGAGCGGTTGGGATGGGTGGGAatcagagggagagcgagtgtaaAATGGTTTAGATAAAAAGTAGTTGAGATGGATAGGAATGAGGATTACAGACGCATGTAtacgaaaaaatataatatatacatgcaagtgagaaaatgaaaacatGTTGATGCACACGctagcagacacgcacacacgcgcatacaaacaaatatgaatgcaaattatatctaaaattaaatAGGGTTTGGAGAtttcaaagc from Penaeus vannamei isolate JL-2024 chromosome 5, ASM4276789v1, whole genome shotgun sequence includes these protein-coding regions:
- the LOC113818769 gene encoding mucin-2 isoform X4, coding for MDNLPATNFTCKEKVIGGYYADVYTGCQMFHVCTLDEKGEIHDYKFRCLMGTVFDQETRVCERAYDIDCSRSESFFHLNNELYGPDIIPSTADTSDTSSAATVQVLDPTHALMGVPDPHSDLSATSEVPPSLPSPSHPPVPAPLPAADAALPAPLGSPSSSPSAPQASPQPQSLSQPQPLPTSSPPPPVIPPGVTASSTRMSTSTSSSVTAAYSFPPLPFTVSRTSTSVSASSRVHIQTPLAQISLRQGVDASALPAPHLRPSLLRLAAQAQSTGQGQQFLDALEPTPPSPVTAQTPPDFEDIPRLTRFQTDASAPLSTLTNSDDSPHRQKRQTTTQGLAFSSSLPVQDETLPTEPAAAPSQGSRDPTLTSSRQRVSSRGRVRFRQPNPSSEPVTNRQTSRSDRRNPSRAAAVDTRQRTPQTARPSSHRRVQTSLSPRTEGVSQVGETTVARQQEAPVTRETPAAPLRQRVSVTPRSQTARAGQRGAQVVRRRPVPPPSAPEAELRSQVDLGTQSHPEDPPQLPPTVMTTPLPSDSNIRISDTIDDDPTAVFGPVNAAPSTTTQPPFVFPETTFSCHDKIPGGLYADVETGCVVFHICSVEPDSSTKDNKFVCGAGTLFDQTTRTCQAEHLVDCARAPSLYYLNDPLRGPVFVQLEAQLPEQQFDFPRIPIPDSQDSRRVKRDEADAVDLCRTRPLGSPLADLTSQCHNYTVCEERGDGGVAERRLPCKKGFLFSQLRRRCVPEKKVNCAKETLGEILGLGGARQSPSGSSRRRRATSLLLSHRFRRAALTPLANLVPTHGVEDARVRRALYSLAALQQWAQENARHTAFINVYTLNTRGKDGLFPKKAFGDGGAASYGSQEEGRRYGYIGRSKRDVNNVTVAEQALRANETKIAGLAPDALGGPADVREEPRPAPEATGHAVIGVAPKTTVVRHTSAPASVVHPVSSTVASAAPSLLTALSTLTITEASTRTSKTTTSTTTVTVTPFTVTVTTTETKIVPTETATVITNQSSGSPASTAAPSLIAETSPLPTVSLSPTVASVVNSAVTESLSIDSSSPSETKPEAVTPVTETSSSTPGVPQEASISKEVTTTAAPEAQNTTTTTTTTTSTTTEAVVSSTVGTTTTSSSTESSAVETPVNSNAENTTVTTTTEATTTTEVTTAAVSSAPQAVGNSTTESTPVASSTEPTVAEPAINSTEVKALDSSPETSTTTTTTSPAANASTSGTTASPAPASSSPDAAAPASEDASAANATATTSQPPDFTVPEGSINVSTTVVPGEADALGNGTLVQPTPAPPTLGTFTRDNLPETSFTCKDKQLEQFYPDPEANCQVFHYCSPGFVKQQVLDLKFLCTGATMFDINTQKCEDMANVTCSFNDTVTTPPPPTEPPTTPSEEPTTTTVITSSLTTTVTTPTTTANTTVAPSTTTEAVPTTVAAAGDTTETTTTTTEASTTTTEASTSTTEAPHEVHHNWNATKPDVKANESLVEEKAAEIELFETTTVETEVREVTEVDLPETETVTDRAAREEVSTSTEGFEEAFETTTEYFLVEEPEINTELGPIVLASDSAEQQPVESPANPEISETSEAPETSSSTTTPVPEPTTDASTQESISPQTPAPTETVPLTEEAPSASEELESSVVSIARNASESTHTASTSSTEATLAEAAL
- the LOC113818769 gene encoding mucin-2 isoform X3, whose amino-acid sequence is MSFDTHKEMKTLAGRAALACLLLALIGWNPATCQHPTLPILDMDNLPATNFTCKEKVIGGYYADVYTGCQMFHVCTLDEKGEIHDYKFRCLMGTVFDQETRVCERAYDIDCSRSESFFHLNNELYGPDIIPSTADTSDTSSAATVQVLDPTHALMGVPDPHSDLSATSEVPPSLPSPSHPPVPAPLPAADAALPAPLGSPSSSPSAPQASPQPQSLSQPQPLPTSSPPPPVIPPGVTASSTRMSTSTSSSVTAAYSFPPLPFTVSRTSTSVSASSRVHIQTPLAQISLRQGVDASALPAPHLRPSLLRLAAQAQSTGQGQQFLDALEPTPPSPVTAQTPPDFEDIPRLTRFQTDASAPLSTLTNSDDSPHRQKRQTTTQGLAFSSSLPVQDETLPTEPAAAPSQGSRDPTLTSSRQRVSSRGRVRFRQPNPSSEPVTNRQTSRSDRRNPSRAAAVDTRQRTPQTARPSSHRRVQTSLSPRTEGVSQVGETTVARQQEAPVTRETPAAPLRQRVSVTPRSQTARAGQRGAQVVRRRPVPPPSAPEAELRSQVDLGTQSHPEDPPQLPPTVMTTPLPSDSNIRISDTIDDDPTAVFGPVNAAPSTTTQPPFVFPETTFSCHDKIPGGLYADVETGCVVFHICSVEPDSSTKDNKFVCGAGTLFDQTTRTCQAEHLVDCARAPSLYYLNDPLRGPADAVDLCRTRPLGSPLADLTSQCHNYTVCEERGDGGVAERRLPCKKGFLFSQLRRRCVPEKKVNCAKETLGEILGLGGARQSPSGSSRRRRATSLLLSHRFRRAALTPLANLVPTHGVEDARVRRALYSLAALQQWAQENARHTAFINVYTLNTRGKDGLFPKKAFGDGGAASYGSQEEGRRYGYIGRSKRDVNNVTVAEQALRANETKIAGLAPDALGGPADVREEPRPAPEATGHAVIGVAPKTTVVRHTSAPASVVHPVSSTVASAAPSLLTALSTLTITEASTRTSKTTTSTTTVTVTPFTVTVTTTETKIVPTETATVITNQSSGSPASTAAPSLIAETSPLPTVSLSPTVASVVNSAVTESLSIDSSSPSETKPEAVTPVTETSSSTPGVPQEASISKEVTTTAAPEAQNTTTTTTTTTSTTTEAVVSSTVGTTTTSSSTESSAVETPVNSNAENTTVTTTTEATTTTEVTTAAVSSAPQAVGNSTTESTPVASSTEPTVAEPAINSTEVKALDSSPETSTTTTTTSPAANASTSGTTASPAPASSSPDAAAPASEDASAANATATTSQPPDFTVPEGSINVSTTVVPGEADALGNGTLVQPTPAPPTLGTFTRDNLPETSFTCKDKQLEQFYPDPEANCQVFHYCSPGFVKQQVLDLKFLCTGATMFDINTQKCEDMANVTCSFNDTVTTPPPPTEPPTTPSEEPTTTTVITSSLTTTVTTPTTTANTTVAPSTTTEAVPTTVAAAGDTTETTTTTTEASTTTTEASTSTTEAPHEVHHNWNATKPDVKANESLVEEKAAEIELFETTTVETEVREVTEVDLPETETVTDRAAREEVSTSTEGFEEAFETTTEYFLVEEPEINTELGPIVLASDSAEQQPVESPANPEISETSEAPETSSSTTTPVPEPTTDASTQESISPQTPAPTETVPLTEEAPSASEELESSVVSIARNASESTHTASTSSTEATLAEAAL
- the LOC113818769 gene encoding mucin-2 isoform X1 — protein: MSFDTHKEMKTLAGRAALACLLLALIGWNPATCQHPTLPILDMDNLPATNFTCKEKVIGGYYADVYTGCQMFHVCTLDEKGEIHDYKFRCLMGTVFDQETRVCERAYDIDCSRSESFFHLNNELYGPDIIPSTADTSDTSSAATVQVLDPTHALMGVPDPHSDLSATSEVPPSLPSPSHPPVPAPLPAADAALPAPLGSPSSSPSAPQASPQPQSLSQPQPLPTSSPPPPVIPPGVTASSTRMSTSTSSSVTAAYSFPPLPFTVSRTSTSVSASSRVHIQTPLAQISLRQGVDASALPAPHLRPSLLRLAAQAQSTGQGQQFLDALEPTPPSPVTAQTPPDFEDIPRLTRFQTDASAPLSTLTNSDDSPHRQKRQTTTQGLAFSSSLPVQDETLPTEPAAAPSQGSRDPTLTSSRQRVSSRGRVRFRQPNPSSEPVTNRQTSRSDRRNPSRAAAVDTRQRTPQTARPSSHRRVQTSLSPRTEGVSQVGETTVARQQEAPVTRETPAAPLRQRVSVTPRSQTARAGQRGAQVVRRRPVPPPSAPEAELRSQVDLGTQSHPEDPPQLPPTVMTTPLPSDSNIRISDTIDDDPTAVFGPVNAAPSTTTQPPFVFPETTFSCHDKIPGGLYADVETGCVVFHICSVEPDSSTKDNKFVCGAGTLFDQTTRTCQAEHLVDCARAPSLYYLNDPLRGPVFVQLEAQLPEQQFDFPRIPIPDSQDSRRVKRDEADAVDLCRTRPLGSPLADLTSQCHNYTVCEERGDGGVAERRLPCKKGFLFSQLRRRCVPEKKVNCAKETLGEILGLGGARQSPSGSSRRRRATSLLLSHRFRRAALTPLANLVPTHGVEDARVRRALYSLAALQQWAQENARHTAFINVYTLNTRGKDGLFPKKAFGDGGAASYGSQEEGRRYGYIGRSKRDVNNVTVAEQALRANETKIAGLAPDALGGPADVREEPRPAPEATGHAVIGVAPKTTVVRHTSAPASVVHPVSSTVASAAPSLLTALSTLTITEASTRTSKTTTSTTTVTVTPFTVTVTTTETKIVPTETATVITNQSSGSPASTAAPSLIAETSPLPTVSLSPTVASVVNSAVTESLSIDSSSPSETKPEAVTPVTETSSSTPGVPQEASISKEVTTTAAPEAQNTTTTTTTTTSTTTEAVVSSTVGTTTTSSSTESSAVETPVNSNAENTTVTTTTEATTTTEVTTAAVSSAPQAVGNSTTESTPVASSTEPTVAEPAINSTEVKALDSSPETSTTTTTTSPAANASTSGTTASPAPASSSPDAAAPASEDASAANATATTSQPPDFTVPEGSINVSTTVVPGEADALGNGTLVQPTPAPPTLGTFTRDNLPETSFTCKDKQLEQFYPDPEANCQVFHYCSPGFVKQQVLDLKFLCTGATMFDINTQKCEDMANVTCSFNDTVTTPPPPTEPPTTPSEEPTTTTVITSSLTTTVTTPTTTANTTVAPSTTTEAVPTTVAAAGDTTETTTTTTEASTTTTEASTSTTEAPHEVHHNWNATKPDVKANESLVEEKAAEIELFETTTVETEVREVTEVDLPETETVTDRAAREEVSTSTEGFEEAFETTTEYFLVEEPEINTELGPIVLASDSAEQQPVESPANPEISETSEAPETSSSTTTPVPEPTTDASTQESISPQTPAPTETVPLTEEAPSASEELESSVVSIARNASESTHTASTSSTEATLAEAAL
- the LOC113818769 gene encoding mucin-2 isoform X2, encoding MKTLAGRAALACLLLALIGWNPATCQHPTLPILDMDNLPATNFTCKEKVIGGYYADVYTGCQMFHVCTLDEKGEIHDYKFRCLMGTVFDQETRVCERAYDIDCSRSESFFHLNNELYGPDIIPSTADTSDTSSAATVQVLDPTHALMGVPDPHSDLSATSEVPPSLPSPSHPPVPAPLPAADAALPAPLGSPSSSPSAPQASPQPQSLSQPQPLPTSSPPPPVIPPGVTASSTRMSTSTSSSVTAAYSFPPLPFTVSRTSTSVSASSRVHIQTPLAQISLRQGVDASALPAPHLRPSLLRLAAQAQSTGQGQQFLDALEPTPPSPVTAQTPPDFEDIPRLTRFQTDASAPLSTLTNSDDSPHRQKRQTTTQGLAFSSSLPVQDETLPTEPAAAPSQGSRDPTLTSSRQRVSSRGRVRFRQPNPSSEPVTNRQTSRSDRRNPSRAAAVDTRQRTPQTARPSSHRRVQTSLSPRTEGVSQVGETTVARQQEAPVTRETPAAPLRQRVSVTPRSQTARAGQRGAQVVRRRPVPPPSAPEAELRSQVDLGTQSHPEDPPQLPPTVMTTPLPSDSNIRISDTIDDDPTAVFGPVNAAPSTTTQPPFVFPETTFSCHDKIPGGLYADVETGCVVFHICSVEPDSSTKDNKFVCGAGTLFDQTTRTCQAEHLVDCARAPSLYYLNDPLRGPVFVQLEAQLPEQQFDFPRIPIPDSQDSRRVKRDEADAVDLCRTRPLGSPLADLTSQCHNYTVCEERGDGGVAERRLPCKKGFLFSQLRRRCVPEKKVNCAKETLGEILGLGGARQSPSGSSRRRRATSLLLSHRFRRAALTPLANLVPTHGVEDARVRRALYSLAALQQWAQENARHTAFINVYTLNTRGKDGLFPKKAFGDGGAASYGSQEEGRRYGYIGRSKRDVNNVTVAEQALRANETKIAGLAPDALGGPADVREEPRPAPEATGHAVIGVAPKTTVVRHTSAPASVVHPVSSTVASAAPSLLTALSTLTITEASTRTSKTTTSTTTVTVTPFTVTVTTTETKIVPTETATVITNQSSGSPASTAAPSLIAETSPLPTVSLSPTVASVVNSAVTESLSIDSSSPSETKPEAVTPVTETSSSTPGVPQEASISKEVTTTAAPEAQNTTTTTTTTTSTTTEAVVSSTVGTTTTSSSTESSAVETPVNSNAENTTVTTTTEATTTTEVTTAAVSSAPQAVGNSTTESTPVASSTEPTVAEPAINSTEVKALDSSPETSTTTTTTSPAANASTSGTTASPAPASSSPDAAAPASEDASAANATATTSQPPDFTVPEGSINVSTTVVPGEADALGNGTLVQPTPAPPTLGTFTRDNLPETSFTCKDKQLEQFYPDPEANCQVFHYCSPGFVKQQVLDLKFLCTGATMFDINTQKCEDMANVTCSFNDTVTTPPPPTEPPTTPSEEPTTTTVITSSLTTTVTTPTTTANTTVAPSTTTEAVPTTVAAAGDTTETTTTTTEASTTTTEASTSTTEAPHEVHHNWNATKPDVKANESLVEEKAAEIELFETTTVETEVREVTEVDLPETETVTDRAAREEVSTSTEGFEEAFETTTEYFLVEEPEINTELGPIVLASDSAEQQPVESPANPEISETSEAPETSSSTTTPVPEPTTDASTQESISPQTPAPTETVPLTEEAPSASEELESSVVSIARNASESTHTASTSSTEATLAEAAL